One Pyrococcus furiosus DSM 3638 genomic window, ACTGAACAATTTTAACATACACTCGACAATTTTCCTTAAACGCGAGAAGAACTCCGAGGTTATTATCAGAGGAAAAGTATACAAATATAACGGAGATCTCTATGAGCTTAGGATATATAGACGAGAGAGCGTTAAGGCATTTGGTGAGGAAATTGGACTAACTATTGATAGAAAGTGGCGAGCTCTTAAATCATTTTTACTTTCATATTGAGTAAAAATATTACAACCAAAAGTAGAATGGTAGCGGGCCGAGGATTTGAACCTCGGACCTCCGGGTTATGAGCCCGGCGGGCACTCCTAGCTGCCCCACCCCGCTGCACGACCCATTACTAACTTTTATTGGTAGGCTTATAAAGTTTGCGCTCTCTGGTCCTTAATTAATTTAATTTTATCCTCCTTTATCCTCCTTGATTTAAATTATAAGATATAATCACTCCGAGTGATGAGTAAGATACATCATTACAGTCCCAAAATGTTTATAATTGGAACGCAGTGAATATACAAAATGAATATAACCTCGGAGGTGACTGTAGAATGAATAAGAAGGGACTTACTGTGCTATTTATAGCGATAATGCTCCTTTCAGTAGTTCCAGTGCACTTTGTGTCCGCAGGAACACCACCGGTTAGTTCAGAAAATTCAACAACTTCTATACTCCCTAACCAACAAGTTGTGACAAAAGAAGTTTCACAAGCGGCGCTTAATGCTATAATGAAAGGACAACCCAACATGGTTCTTATAATCAAGACTAAGGAAGGCAAACTTGAAGAGGCAAAAACCGAGCTTGAAAAGCTAGGTGCAGAGATTCTTGACGAAAATAGAGTTCTTAACATGTTGCTAGTTAAGATTAAGCCTGAGAAAGTTAAAGAGCTCAACTATATCTCATCTCTTGAAAAAGCCTGGCTTAACAGAGAAGTTAAGCTTTCCCCTCCAATTGTCGAAAAGGACGTCAAGACTAAGGAGCCCTCCCTAGAACCAAAAATGTATAACAGCACCTGGGTAATTAATGCTCTCCAGTTCATCCAGGAATTTGGATATGATGGTAGTGGTGTTGTTGTTGCAGTACTTGACACGGGAGTTGATCCGAACCATCCTTTCTTGAGCATAACTCCAGATGGACGCAGGAAAATTATAGAATGGAAGGATTTTACAGACGAGGGATTCGTGGATACATCATTCAGCTTTAGCAAGGTTGTAAATGGGACTCTTATAATTAACACAACATTCCAAGTGGCCTCAGGTCTCACGCTGAATGAATCGACAGGACTTATGGAATACGTTGTTAAGACTGTTTACGTGAGCAATGTGACCATTGGAAATATCACTTCTGCTAATGGCATCTATCACTTCGGCCTGCTCCCAGAAAGATACTTCGACTTAAACTTCGATGGTGATCAAGAGGACTTCTATCCTGTCTTATTAGTTAACTCCACTGGCAATGGTTATGACATTGCATATGTGGATACTGACCTTGACTACGACTTCACCGACGAAGTTCCACTTGGCCAGTACAACGTTACTTATGATGTTGCTGTTTTTAGCTACTACTACGGTCCTCTCAACTACGTGCTTGCAGAAATAGATCCTAACGGAGAATATGCAGTATTTGGGTGGGATGGTCACGGTCACGGAACTCACGTAGCTGGAACTGTTGCTGGTTACGACAGCAACAATGATGCTTGGGATTGGCTCAGTATGTACTCTGGTGAATGGGAAGTGTTCTCAAGACTCTATGGTTGGGATTATACGAACGTTACCACAGACACCGTGCAGGGTGTTGCTCCAGGTGCCCAAATAATGGCAATAAGAGTTCTTAGGAGTGATGGACGGGGTAGCATGTGGGATATTATAGAAGGTATGACATACGCAGCAACCCATGGTGCAGACGTTATAAGCATGAGTCTCGGTGGAAATGCTCCATACTTAGATGGTACTGATCCAGAAAGCGTTGCTGTGGATGAGCTTACCGAAAAGTACGGTGTTGTATTCGTAATAGCTGCAGGAAATGAAGGTCCTGGCATTAACATCGTTGGAAGTCCTGGTGTTGCAACAAAGGCAATAACTGTTGGAGCTGCTGCAGTGCCCATTAACGTTGGAGTTTATGTTTCCCAAGCACTTGGATATCCTGATTACTATGGATTCTATTACTTCCCCGCCTACACAAACGTTAGAATAGCATTCTTCTCAAGCAGAGGGCCGAGAATAGATGGTGAAATAAAACCCAATGTAGTGGCTCCAGGTTACGGAATTTACTCATCCCTGCCGATGTGGATTGGCGGAGCTGACTTCATGTCTGGAACTTCGATGGCTACTCCACATGTCAGCGGTGTCGTTGCACTCCTCATAAGCGGGGCAAAGGCCGAGGGAATATACTACAATCCAGATATAATTAAGAAGGTTCTTGAGAGCGGTGCAACCTGGCTTGAGGGAGATCCATATACTGGGCAGAAGTACACTGAGCTTGACCAAGGTCATGGTCTTGTTAACGTTACCAAGTCCTGGGAAATCCTTAAGGCTATAAACGGCACCACTCTCCCAATTGTTGATCACTGGGCAGACAAGTCCTACAGCGACTTTGCGGAGTACTTGGGTGTGGACGTTATAAGAGGTCTCTACGCAAGGAACTCTATACCTGACATTGTCGAGTGGCACATTAAGTACGTAGGGGACACGGAGTACAGAACTTTTGAGATCTATGCAACTGAGCCATGGATTAAGCCTTTTGTCAGTGGAAGTGTAATTCTAGAGAACAATACCGAGTTTGTCCTTAGGGTGAAATATGATGTAGAGGGTCTTGAGCCAGGTCTCTATGTTGGAAGGATAATCATTGATGATCCAACAACGCCAGTTATTGAAGACGAGATCTTGAACACAATTGTTATTCCCGAGAAGTTCACTCCTGAGAACAATTACACCCTCACCTGGTATGATATTAATGGTCCAGAAATGGTGACTCACCACTTCTTCACTGTGCCTGAGGGAGTGGACGTTCTCTACGCGATGACCACATACTGGGACTACGGTCTGTACAGACCAGATGGAATGTTTGTGTTCCCATACCAGCTAGATTATCTTCCCGCTGCAGTCTCAAATCCAATGCCTGGAAACTGGGAGCTAGTATGGACTGGATTTAACTTTGCACCCCTCTATGAGTCGGGCTTCCTTGTAAGGATTTACGGAGTAGAGATAACTCCAAGCGTTTGGTACATTAACAGGACATACCTTGACACTAACACTGAATTCTCAATTGAATTCAATATTACTAACATCTATGCCCCAATTAATGCAACTCTAATCCCCATTGGCCTTGGAACCTACAATGCGAGCGTTGAAAGCGTTGGTGATGGAGAGTTCTTCATAAAGGGCATTGAAGTTCCTGAAGGCACCGCAGAGTTGAAGATTAGGATAGGCAACCCAAGTGTTCCGAATTCAGATCTAGACTTGTACCTTTATGACAGTAAAGGCAATTTAGTGGCCTTAGATGGAAACCCAACAGCAGAAGAAGAGGTTGTAGTTGAGTATCCTAAGCCTGGAGTTTATTCAATAGTAGTACATGGTTACAGCGTCAGGGACGAAAATGGTAATCCAACGACAACCACCTTTGACTTAGTTGTTCAAATGACCCTTGATAATGGAAACATAAAGCTTGACAAAGACTCGATTATTCTTGGAAGCAATGAAAGCGTAGTTGTAACTGCAAACATAACAATTGATAGAGATCATCCTACAGGAGTATACTCTGGTATCATAGAGATTAGAGATAATGAGGTCTACCAGGATACAAATACTTCAATTGCGAAAATACCCATAACTTTGGTAATTGACAAGGCGGACTTTGCCGTTGGTCTCACACCAGCAGAGGGAGTACTTGGAGAGGCTAGAAATTACACTCTAATTGTAAAGCATGCCCTAACACTAGAGCCTGTGCCAAATGCTACAGTGATTATAGGAAACTACACCTACCTCACAGACGAAAACGGTACAGTGACATTCACGTATGCTCCAACTAAGTTAGGCAGTGATGAAATCACAGTCATAGTTAAGAAAGAGAACTTCAACACATTAGAGAAGACCTTCCAAATCACAGTATCAGAGCCTGAAATAACTGAAGAGGACATAAATGAGCCCAAGCTTGCAATGTCATCACCAGAAGCAAATGCTACCATAGTATCAGTTGAGATGGAGAGTGAGGGTGGCGTTAAAAAGACAGTGACAGTGGAAATAACTATAAACGGAACCGCTAATGAGACTGCAACAATAGTGGTTCCTGTTCCTAAGAAGGCCGAAAACATCGAGGTAAGTGGAGACCACGTAATTTCCTATAGTATAGAGGAAGGAGAGTACGCCAAGTACGTTATAATTACAGTGAAGTTTGCATCACCTGTAACAGTAACTGTTACTTACACTATCTATGCTGGCCCAAGAGTCTCAATCTTGACACTTAACTTCCTTGGCTACTCATGGTACAGACTATATTCACAGAAGTTTGACGAATTGTACCAAAAGGCCCTTGAATTGGGAGTGGACAACGAGACATTAGCTTTAGCCCT contains:
- the pls gene encoding pyrolysin; translation: MNKKGLTVLFIAIMLLSVVPVHFVSAGTPPVSSENSTTSILPNQQVVTKEVSQAALNAIMKGQPNMVLIIKTKEGKLEEAKTELEKLGAEILDENRVLNMLLVKIKPEKVKELNYISSLEKAWLNREVKLSPPIVEKDVKTKEPSLEPKMYNSTWVINALQFIQEFGYDGSGVVVAVLDTGVDPNHPFLSITPDGRRKIIEWKDFTDEGFVDTSFSFSKVVNGTLIINTTFQVASGLTLNESTGLMEYVVKTVYVSNVTIGNITSANGIYHFGLLPERYFDLNFDGDQEDFYPVLLVNSTGNGYDIAYVDTDLDYDFTDEVPLGQYNVTYDVAVFSYYYGPLNYVLAEIDPNGEYAVFGWDGHGHGTHVAGTVAGYDSNNDAWDWLSMYSGEWEVFSRLYGWDYTNVTTDTVQGVAPGAQIMAIRVLRSDGRGSMWDIIEGMTYAATHGADVISMSLGGNAPYLDGTDPESVAVDELTEKYGVVFVIAAGNEGPGINIVGSPGVATKAITVGAAAVPINVGVYVSQALGYPDYYGFYYFPAYTNVRIAFFSSRGPRIDGEIKPNVVAPGYGIYSSLPMWIGGADFMSGTSMATPHVSGVVALLISGAKAEGIYYNPDIIKKVLESGATWLEGDPYTGQKYTELDQGHGLVNVTKSWEILKAINGTTLPIVDHWADKSYSDFAEYLGVDVIRGLYARNSIPDIVEWHIKYVGDTEYRTFEIYATEPWIKPFVSGSVILENNTEFVLRVKYDVEGLEPGLYVGRIIIDDPTTPVIEDEILNTIVIPEKFTPENNYTLTWYDINGPEMVTHHFFTVPEGVDVLYAMTTYWDYGLYRPDGMFVFPYQLDYLPAAVSNPMPGNWELVWTGFNFAPLYESGFLVRIYGVEITPSVWYINRTYLDTNTEFSIEFNITNIYAPINATLIPIGLGTYNASVESVGDGEFFIKGIEVPEGTAELKIRIGNPSVPNSDLDLYLYDSKGNLVALDGNPTAEEEVVVEYPKPGVYSIVVHGYSVRDENGNPTTTTFDLVVQMTLDNGNIKLDKDSIILGSNESVVVTANITIDRDHPTGVYSGIIEIRDNEVYQDTNTSIAKIPITLVIDKADFAVGLTPAEGVLGEARNYTLIVKHALTLEPVPNATVIIGNYTYLTDENGTVTFTYAPTKLGSDEITVIVKKENFNTLEKTFQITVSEPEITEEDINEPKLAMSSPEANATIVSVEMESEGGVKKTVTVEITINGTANETATIVVPVPKKAENIEVSGDHVISYSIEEGEYAKYVIITVKFASPVTVTVTYTIYAGPRVSILTLNFLGYSWYRLYSQKFDELYQKALELGVDNETLALALSYHEKAKEYYEKALELSEGNIIQYLGDIRLLPPLRQAYINEMKAVKILEKAIEELEGEE